CGGCAGTACTGACGATTCAACCGCGCAGCAGCACCTTACGGCAGCCGACCCCACCGGCGCGCACATATTTGTCCTGGGCTGCGATTCCGCCGATGAGAAGCTGAGCCACGAGCAGCACGAGGAGGGTGACGAGTGGCACCGTCCACGAACTGGTCACCGTGTGCAGCCAACCGAGGCCGAAGGGACCGAGTCCGGCGAAGAGATATCCCAGACCCTGCGCCATCGTCGAGACGTGACCGGTGTGATGTGCGTCCGGAGACCGCCACACGATATAGGACAGCGACAGACTGATTGCCGCGCCCTGTCCGAGACCCATCAACGTCATCCATACAGGCGCTCCGGCCGCGGGAGCGATGAGGAGCCCTGCGATTCCGGAACCGATGAGGATCGAGGCCGCGGCAGCACCGATCCAGCGCGGCCGGATTCTCTGCGCCAGAGTTGGCGTGAAGAGGCAGGTGAGGATCGCAGGGAAGGCGGAGTACGACAGCATCCAGCCGGCTTTGCCCGCAGCCATGCCGCCGTCCTGCAGAATCACCGGCACCCAGGTCAGCGCAGCGTAGTAGCTCAGCGACTGCAGTCCCATGAATCCGGTGACCGCCCAAGCGATGGGATCAGTGAGGATCGAGCGGAAGGGCGGCTCCCCGGTTTCGCTCAAAGCATCTGCGGAAGCACCGTCGGCGGAGTCCTCGACAGTGGCCCGCCGGGACTCCGGGAGGTCAGCCGAGCGGTGCAGCATGTTCGGGAGCCACAGCATCACCGCCAGAACTGCCGGGACCGCCCAGATTCCGAGGGCCCACCGCCACGATCCGTCAAAGGCGGACATGATCGGCACTGTCAGACCTGACGCGAGCGCGGCGCCGAGGAACAGCGACGTCGAGTACAAGCCCATCATCAGGCCGACCCGGTG
Above is a window of Brevibacterium siliguriense DNA encoding:
- a CDS encoding CynX/NimT family MFS transporter; the encoded protein is MKRLDQNFDQELAFTDEVHALREFPSRSPAHGSRSWRTLLLLGAGLILIGLNLRIGVASVGPVLGDILGDLRLTATEGSLLTTIPVFSFGAFAFLTPALTRRFGMHRVLGVLMIILAAGIALRLQPSLLALLGGTVLVGAAIAVGNVLLPTAIKSDFSHRVGLMMGLYSTSLFLGAALASGLTVPIMSAFDGSWRWALGIWAVPAVLAVMLWLPNMLHRSADLPESRRATVEDSADGASADALSETGEPPFRSILTDPIAWAVTGFMGLQSLSYYAALTWVPVILQDGGMAAGKAGWMLSYSAFPAILTCLFTPTLAQRIRPRWIGAAAASILIGSGIAGLLIAPAAGAPVWMTLMGLGQGAAISLSLSYIVWRSPDAHHTGHVSTMAQGLGYLFAGLGPFGLGWLHTVTSSWTVPLVTLLVLLVAQLLIGGIAAQDKYVRAGGVGCRKVLLRG